Sequence from the Chloroflexota bacterium genome:
ACAAGACCCACTCCCCCACCCCCGGCAGCGCCAGCAAGCGCGCTTTCCAATCCATCGGCACGCCTGCCACGACGGGGTCAATCAGCGCCACCGCGCGGGTGCGCTGGGGGTAACGGCCGGCAAAGGCTGCCGCAATGGGCCCGCCCATGGAAAGCCCCACAATGCCCAGCGGCTGCCGCAAAGGGATAGCCTCAACCAAGGCATGCAATTGCCGGACATAGCATTCCAGGCCATAGTCACAATCCTGGGGGCTTTCCGGGCGCGCCGAGCGGCCACGGCCATAGAGGTCGTAGCGCAGAACGCGAAAACCGGCTTCGGCCAGATGCTCGAACGTGCCATCCCACACACAGGAAGGCACCGAGAAGCCATGAATCAACACCACCGGCGGCCCGCTTTCAGGGCCAGCCAGTTGATACCAGGTTTTGCCCGCGGGCAACGTTGCCCAGCGGCCTTCGGAAGCAGGGGACATGCTCGCACCGCCGGAGAGGGAAGGGTGAATTGGTTACATGGTTACATGGTTGCCTGGTTACGTGGTTACAGAGTTACCTGGTTGGCGGGTTTCCAGGCCGGTGAGCACCCGCTCGCCTGTGAGCGGGAAGTCGTGATACCACACACCCACCGCCTGACGCATGGCATGCATCACCGCGGAGGCAATCGGCAGGAAGGGCATTTCGCCCATGCCGCGCGCGCCATACGGCCCGCGCGGGTCGGGGAATTCCAAAATCAGGGGGCGAATACGCGGGGGAATATCCTTGACCGAGGGAATGAGGTAGGTCGAGAGGCGGTCGGTCACAACATAGCCATCTTTCTGGATGAAGTTTTCGACCAGCGTCCAGCCCAGCGCCTGCACCACGCCGCCCTCGATCTGGCCTTCCACCTGCTTGGGGTTGACCGCCCGGCCAACGTCGTTGCCCAGAATGACATCGAGCACCCGCACCTCGCCGGTCTCGGTGTCCACTTCCAGCGCCACCGCCGCGGCCACGTAGCCATAAGCAAAATTCGGTTCAGCAAAGCCAGTGGCTTCGTCGAACGGCGTGGTCGGCGGGGCTTTGTAAACGAATTCCACCGAAACCGGCCGCTCGCCCGCCCGCCAGCGCCACAGCGCCCGCTCGGCCGCGCCCTTGACCGCGTGCCCGGCCATGAAAGTCAGGCGGGAAGCCGACGCGCTGCCTGAATTTTCGGTGAAGGCGGTGTCGGAGACGCGCATTTCCACCTTTTCGGGGGCAATGCCCAGGGTTTCGGCGGCAATTTGCAGCATGGCGGTGTGGTGCCCCTGGCCCACTTCCGCCCCCGCGATGGACACCACCGCGTGCTCGATTTCGTCATCGCCGGTCAGTTCCACCTTCGCCCAACTGTTCTCGGGGAAGCCGAAAGAAAAGCCAACGTTCTTGAAGCCCGCGGCAAAGCCAATGCCGCGCTTAATGTGCGGCTTCGGAAGACCGCCCCAGCGGGGCCAGGCCGTGTCGTCCGCATCTTCGGGGCGATACCAGCCCTGCGGCTCCTTGCGCCAGCCAGCGGCCTTGGCGGTCTCCTCAATGACCTGAGCGATGCTCACGCCCGGCGGCACCGGCGTGCCCACCGACATCAGGCTGCCTTCCCGCAGCACATTGCGCAACCGAAGTTCCACCGGGTCCATGCCCAGGGCTTCGGCGAGTTTGTTCATCTGCATTTCGGCCACGAAGTTACCCTGCGGCCCGCCGAAGCCGCGGAACGCGCCGCCCGGCACGTTGTTGGTGTAAACCGCGTAGCCGTCCACCCACACATTCGGGATTTCGTAGGGGCCGGTGCAGGTGATGACGGCGTTGCCCAGCACCTTGTTGCTGGTGTACCAGTACGCGCCGCCGTCGGCAATCAGTTCCACCTGTGCAGCAATGACCTTGCCCTCTTTGGTCGCGCCCCATTTGGCACGCATGAAATACTGGTGGCGTTTGTGGTGGCCAATGATGGATTCTTCGCGGCTCCAGATGATTTTGACAGGGCGGTCGATGCCGCGCTGGTGCAGCCGCCAAACGGCTAAGGCGAGCACGATCTGCACCGACATATCCTCCCGTCCGCCGAACGCGCCGCCAATGGCCGGGTAAATCACGCGGATTTGCTCTTCGGGCAATTGCAGCGC
This genomic interval carries:
- a CDS encoding aldehyde oxidase — protein: MNTLGQSLRRIDATDKVTGRALFPADIDLPNMAYMKILFAGRPHARIVSIDTSAAEALPGVLGVFTAKDVPNNEYGLMEPDQPVLCGPGSNKPYADRVRFVGDQVAVVVAETEEIAARARDLIRVEYEDLPVVTDPREAMQPDAPLVHPELGTNIFTHDRIRKGDVEAAFAQADVIVEGEYHTPPQEHAYLQPEAGVAFIDEEGRIAVYVAGQWTHEDREQIAHALQLPEEQIRVIYPAIGGAFGGREDMSVQIVLALAVWRLHQRGIDRPVKIIWSREESIIGHHKRHQYFMRAKWGATKEGKVIAAQVELIADGGAYWYTSNKVLGNAVITCTGPYEIPNVWVDGYAVYTNNVPGGAFRGFGGPQGNFVAEMQMNKLAEALGMDPVELRLRNVLREGSLMSVGTPVPPGVSIAQVIEETAKAAGWRKEPQGWYRPEDADDTAWPRWGGLPKPHIKRGIGFAAGFKNVGFSFGFPENSWAKVELTGDDEIEHAVVSIAGAEVGQGHHTAMLQIAAETLGIAPEKVEMRVSDTAFTENSGSASASRLTFMAGHAVKGAAERALWRWRAGERPVSVEFVYKAPPTTPFDEATGFAEPNFAYGYVAAAVALEVDTETGEVRVLDVILGNDVGRAVNPKQVEGQIEGGVVQALGWTLVENFIQKDGYVVTDRLSTYLIPSVKDIPPRIRPLILEFPDPRGPYGARGMGEMPFLPIASAVMHAMRQAVGVWYHDFPLTGERVLTGLETRQPGNSVTT
- a CDS encoding alpha/beta hydrolase, which translates into the protein MSPASEGRWATLPAGKTWYQLAGPESGPPVVLIHGFSVPSCVWDGTFEHLAEAGFRVLRYDLYGRGRSARPESPQDCDYGLECYVRQLHALVEAIPLRQPLGIVGLSMGGPIAAAFAGRYPQRTRAVALIDPVVAGVPMDWKARLLALPGVGEWVLCFKGRQVLSEGLRHDFYRPERMPSSLPAIYRAFMDEGFFRAIHRSVRMGMLGTHEEAFLALGRALVPVLALWGEHDATVPPQQAEVLRMLVPHVTVEQIPEAGHLPHIEQPERVHPLLSRFLAP